The Betta splendens chromosome 4, fBetSpl5.4, whole genome shotgun sequence genome contains a region encoding:
- the LOC114853307 gene encoding MAP7 domain-containing protein 2-like isoform X2, translated as MTALVPPPASLLPSRHASPLRSPSNHRSPTGSHLHLANEQEDSEKMQGLSEVLRDKERRVQQQLERCAEERGRKMEEQRRKEQRRRAAAEEKRRQQQGAEKERLEALVRRRAGGAERRGGGGGVAGGEARDHLDNRPKRWTWGGPPDGVEGDPKTPPRPAIGSAQPNELPAASSASRPRNGTDHDSVCAPHAASPPPVVDFLSPPAMDSPMSKQLSSSSAALHSPDRASPNNHKPYRSSSNRRSTAGMPEEMSKAKTPTGDTPNTPVRSSSFRANSKGPATPKRVRSSKNRAQSPCSPGQYPPSPLRHRATTPGSDDKGYAEVKGHGTLERKPTKPEPSDRKIPKSTSRELTAESPGTPTGRSVGGTMDAEEASRVLAERRRLARMQKEQEEKQRQEMERLRAEEEQRSQQEARERQERAARQAEEDRLRREVERRSKEEEERRQKEQRWKDMQDQLDREREEAFLRAQREAERKRQEREQLHMQEEQERLQRKKRIEEIMKRTRKSEVEPLSGASVSDMRAEALDEDAATPAEAPVIMLGPLEHKSCMDELSDGVQSMDVSSPSVSISPVSRDEQASAHEFSPVTDGPDGCPLEQLIDLDASGQGQRPGGDTPPYPKLQAGSGVGDLNKNLLIHGYSAASESSALLHSVGPRKLDVQ; from the exons ATgacag CTCTggtgcctcctcctgcttcactgctgcctAGTAGGCATGCATCTCCTTTACGATCACCATCCAATCATAGAAGCCCTACAG GCTCCCATTTGCATTTAGCAAACGAACAGGAGGACAGTGAGAAGATGCAAG GGCTGTCTGAGGTGCTGCGTGATAAGGAGCgccgtgtgcagcagcagctggagcgatGCGCCGAGGAGCGAGGgcggaagatggaggagcagaggaggaaggagcagcggcgccgggcggcagctgaggagaagagacggcagcagcagggggcagagaag GAGCGGCTGGAGGCCCTGGTACGCAGGAGAGCTGGAGGTGCAGAaaggcgaggaggagggggaggagtggCCGGAGGAGAGGCTCGCGACCACCTGGATAACAGGCCCAAACGCTGGACGTGGGGAGGACCGCCTGACGGAGTGGAGG GTGACCCTAAGACCCCACCCCGCCCTGCCATTGGCTCTGCTCAGCCCaatgagcttcctgctgcttccagcGCCAGCCGACCCCGTAACGGTACAGACCATGACTCTGTGTGTGCCCCTCATGCCGCTTCGCCGCCACCGG TGGTTGACTTCCTGTCTCCACCAGCCATGGATTCACCAATGAGCAAGCAGCTCTCCAGCTCGTCAGCAGCCCTCCACTCCCCAGACAGAG CTTCCCCCAACAACCACAAACCCTACAGAAGTTCCTCCAACCGTAGGAGCACTGCTGGAATGCCCGAGGAGATGTCCAAAGCCAAAACACCCACG GGAGACACTCCAAACACACCGGTCCGCAGTTCTTCCTTCAGGGCCAACAGTAAGGGCCCCGCCACGCCCAAACG AGTGAGGTCGTCCAAGAATCGTGCCCAGTCTCCTTGCTCCCCTGGCCAGTATCCCCCATCCCCACTGCGACACAGAGCCACCACCCCGGGCAGCGATGACAAGGGCTACGCTGAGGTCAAAGGGCACGGCACCCTGGAGAGGAAACCCACCAAACCAGAACCTTCAGACAGAAAGATTCCCAAATCCACCAGCAGAGAGCTGACTGCAG AGTCTCCAGGAACACCCACAGGCAGGAGTGTTGGTGGGACAATGGACGCTGAGGAGGCCTCCAGGGTTCTGGCAGAGAGGAGACGACTGGCCCGAatgcagaaggagcaggaggagaaacagcGGCAGGAGATGGAGAG gctgagagccgaggaggagcagaggagccagcAGGAAGCGAGAGAGCGACAGGAGAGAGCAGCGAGACAGGCCGAGGAGGACAGACTGAGGCgtgaggtggagaggaggagcaaggaggaggaagagaggcgaCAGAAGGAGCAGCGATGGAAGGACATGCAGGACCAGCTGGACAGAGAG AGGGAGGAGGCCTTCCTGCGAGCCCAGAGAGAAGCTGAGAGGAAGcggcaggagagggagcagctgcacatgcaggaggagcaggagaggctgcagcGGAAGAAG AGAATCGAGGAGATTATGAAACGAACACGGAAGAGTGAAGTTGAGCCTCTGTCCGGAGCCTCAG TGTCTGACATGAGAGCAGAGGCTTTGGACGAGGACGCTGCGACTCCTGCTGAAGCGCCTGTTATCATGCTGGGACCCTTGGAGCATAAGAGCTGTATGGACGAGCTGTCTGATGGAGTCCAATCCATGGACGTCAG CTctccgtctgtctccatcagtCCAGTGTCCAGAGACGAGCAGGCAAGCGCTCATGAGTTTTCACCGGTTACTGATGGACCAGACGGCTGCCCCCTGGAGCAGCTGATAGACCTGGATGCCTCGGGTCAAGGACAGAGACCAGGTGGAGATACACCCCCTTACCCCAAGCTGCAGGCCGGCAGCGGGGTCGGAGACCTCAACAAGAACCTGCTGATTCATGGGTACAGTGCTGCCTCCGAATCGTCTGCGCTCCTCCACAGCGTCGGCCCGAGGAAACTGGACGTCCAGTAA
- the LOC114853307 gene encoding MAP7 domain-containing protein 2-like isoform X5: MTALVPPPASLLPSRHASPLRSPSNHRSPTGSHLHLANEQEDSEKMQGLSEVLRDKERRVQQQLERCAEERGRKMEEQRRKEQRRRAAAEEKRRQQQGAEKERLEALVRRRAGGAERRGGGGGVAGGEARDHLDNRPKRWTWGGPPDGVEGDPKTPPRPAIGSAQPNELPAASSASRPRNVVDFLSPPAMDSPMSKQLSSSSAALHSPDRASPNNHKPYRSSSNRRSTAGMPEEMSKAKTPTGDTPNTPVRSSSFRANSKGPATPKRVRSSKNRAQSPCSPGQYPPSPLRHRATTPGSDDKGYAEVKGHGTLERKPTKPEPSDRKIPKSTSRELTAESPGTPTGRSVGGTMDAEEASRVLAERRRLARMQKEQEEKQRQEMERLRAEEEQRSQQEARERQERAARQAEEDRLRREVERRSKEEEERRQKEQRWKDMQDQLDREREEAFLRAQREAERKRQEREQLHMQEEQERLQRKKRIEEIMKRTRKSEVEPLSGASGEVSDMRAEALDEDAATPAEAPVIMLGPLEHKSCMDELSDGVQSMDVSSPSVSISPVSRDEQASAHEFSPVTDGPDGCPLEQLIDLDASGQGQRPGGDTPPYPKLQAGSGVGDLNKNLLIHGYSAASESSALLHSVGPRKLDVQ, encoded by the exons ATgacag CTCTggtgcctcctcctgcttcactgctgcctAGTAGGCATGCATCTCCTTTACGATCACCATCCAATCATAGAAGCCCTACAG GCTCCCATTTGCATTTAGCAAACGAACAGGAGGACAGTGAGAAGATGCAAG GGCTGTCTGAGGTGCTGCGTGATAAGGAGCgccgtgtgcagcagcagctggagcgatGCGCCGAGGAGCGAGGgcggaagatggaggagcagaggaggaaggagcagcggcgccgggcggcagctgaggagaagagacggcagcagcagggggcagagaag GAGCGGCTGGAGGCCCTGGTACGCAGGAGAGCTGGAGGTGCAGAaaggcgaggaggagggggaggagtggCCGGAGGAGAGGCTCGCGACCACCTGGATAACAGGCCCAAACGCTGGACGTGGGGAGGACCGCCTGACGGAGTGGAGG GTGACCCTAAGACCCCACCCCGCCCTGCCATTGGCTCTGCTCAGCCCaatgagcttcctgctgcttccagcGCCAGCCGACCCCGTAACG TGGTTGACTTCCTGTCTCCACCAGCCATGGATTCACCAATGAGCAAGCAGCTCTCCAGCTCGTCAGCAGCCCTCCACTCCCCAGACAGAG CTTCCCCCAACAACCACAAACCCTACAGAAGTTCCTCCAACCGTAGGAGCACTGCTGGAATGCCCGAGGAGATGTCCAAAGCCAAAACACCCACG GGAGACACTCCAAACACACCGGTCCGCAGTTCTTCCTTCAGGGCCAACAGTAAGGGCCCCGCCACGCCCAAACG AGTGAGGTCGTCCAAGAATCGTGCCCAGTCTCCTTGCTCCCCTGGCCAGTATCCCCCATCCCCACTGCGACACAGAGCCACCACCCCGGGCAGCGATGACAAGGGCTACGCTGAGGTCAAAGGGCACGGCACCCTGGAGAGGAAACCCACCAAACCAGAACCTTCAGACAGAAAGATTCCCAAATCCACCAGCAGAGAGCTGACTGCAG AGTCTCCAGGAACACCCACAGGCAGGAGTGTTGGTGGGACAATGGACGCTGAGGAGGCCTCCAGGGTTCTGGCAGAGAGGAGACGACTGGCCCGAatgcagaaggagcaggaggagaaacagcGGCAGGAGATGGAGAG gctgagagccgaggaggagcagaggagccagcAGGAAGCGAGAGAGCGACAGGAGAGAGCAGCGAGACAGGCCGAGGAGGACAGACTGAGGCgtgaggtggagaggaggagcaaggaggaggaagagaggcgaCAGAAGGAGCAGCGATGGAAGGACATGCAGGACCAGCTGGACAGAGAG AGGGAGGAGGCCTTCCTGCGAGCCCAGAGAGAAGCTGAGAGGAAGcggcaggagagggagcagctgcacatgcaggaggagcaggagaggctgcagcGGAAGAAG AGAATCGAGGAGATTATGAAACGAACACGGAAGAGTGAAGTTGAGCCTCTGTCCGGAGCCTCAGGTGAAG TGTCTGACATGAGAGCAGAGGCTTTGGACGAGGACGCTGCGACTCCTGCTGAAGCGCCTGTTATCATGCTGGGACCCTTGGAGCATAAGAGCTGTATGGACGAGCTGTCTGATGGAGTCCAATCCATGGACGTCAG CTctccgtctgtctccatcagtCCAGTGTCCAGAGACGAGCAGGCAAGCGCTCATGAGTTTTCACCGGTTACTGATGGACCAGACGGCTGCCCCCTGGAGCAGCTGATAGACCTGGATGCCTCGGGTCAAGGACAGAGACCAGGTGGAGATACACCCCCTTACCCCAAGCTGCAGGCCGGCAGCGGGGTCGGAGACCTCAACAAGAACCTGCTGATTCATGGGTACAGTGCTGCCTCCGAATCGTCTGCGCTCCTCCACAGCGTCGGCCCGAGGAAACTGGACGTCCAGTAA